The following coding sequences lie in one Methanohalophilus levihalophilus genomic window:
- a CDS encoding ATP-dependent helicase yields the protein MVAGTLNDRQLKAVTYTEGPLLILAGPGSGKTLTITEKVVDLIANAISAERILALTFSEKAAGEMQERIERQIGIGSGINVSTFHSFCNELIRQFPLDMGISYGTRLISKEHSHVWGIRNIDIFEFENLIIPPVPYDLITSLMEGVSQFQDHLIDPDELKDYVDKRLSDPSIDDEEKDKLLKMADLERFYRHYQEYKWNNNFVDYDDMIAMACSLLEKNDVIRNEVKSRYDYILVDEFQDTNYAQLHLVHLLADGGNLTCVADDDQCIYRFRGAYLSNIKQLNDHYSDLEKVALEVNYRSTNQIVELSKQLVSCNPEREVKDFKSHNGNGELVKVVKAPDDDSEAKWVANEIKRLSNEEGVEYQDIYILTRKRADGEKFSDALKALMIPVEYVGSLQLSDFPVIQDALAYMKLLAAPFNNGVSFAKVLFREGITEHNLQKINIQALQVKKADPTQGDGIYSVLLNDLDNIDITQAELVKSTLLRIEEVISYKKNHLPSDTVKYLLTQKTDLYRSQLARNDEHSRRNIKLLNSLVQMVADFELVDGGSEFEDVMEHLALVFNMDIDEGEASEDNTVKVMTIHQSKGKEAKVVFVCDLAARHLPLQHRRKPFTVPLDMAKGVQRNADEKELHLEEERRLAYVAMTRAKEKLYLVFPEKYAANVKPSKPSQFLDEINYDENPLIELIEAAKAEVHHESVSVSLLQRKKEEYENLVSMYARQGQLDQALESIVMLAQLKELEKNGNLSAFDLDTFLKVSPLEPTELDGLVDGKVPPLVDQNMRFSASRIKEYMDCPLKFKYNSVLRIPTPQKGHFNVGTTLHAVYEEMVKQKMQGKNPTVADARTMLNDTWDGSAYTSVIHEKQDKNKMDKMLDIWFDYEQSNSNETIDVEQRFDLELDSNHFVGSIDRIDKTPDEEYIIVDYKTGKSTLSKKKMKEDVQLALYCLAVKEKYGKLPVQAGHFYVHPDKAKMVLVDVVEDEVDAVVEKVKDVVSGILSEDFEVVEKPECRYCDYGAVCDWVNGK from the coding sequence ATGGTTGCAGGCACTCTTAACGATAGACAACTAAAAGCAGTGACTTACACAGAAGGACCGCTCCTTATCCTTGCAGGCCCGGGATCCGGAAAGACACTTACCATAACCGAAAAAGTTGTTGACCTTATTGCCAATGCTATCTCTGCGGAGAGAATACTGGCACTGACATTCTCAGAGAAGGCAGCCGGTGAGATGCAGGAGAGAATTGAGAGACAGATAGGTATTGGCAGTGGCATTAACGTCTCTACTTTCCATTCATTCTGCAATGAACTTATACGACAGTTCCCACTGGACATGGGAATCAGTTATGGGACTAGGCTTATCTCAAAAGAGCATTCTCATGTATGGGGAATCAGAAACATCGATATCTTTGAATTTGAGAATCTTATCATACCACCGGTTCCATATGACCTGATAACAAGTCTGATGGAAGGTGTATCTCAATTCCAGGACCATCTGATAGACCCCGATGAGCTTAAAGATTATGTTGATAAGAGACTTTCAGATCCTTCTATTGATGATGAAGAGAAGGATAAGCTTCTGAAAATGGCTGACCTTGAAAGGTTCTACAGGCATTATCAGGAGTATAAATGGAACAATAATTTTGTTGATTACGATGATATGATCGCCATGGCCTGCTCTCTTCTTGAAAAGAATGATGTCATCAGGAATGAAGTGAAGAGCAGATACGATTACATTCTGGTAGATGAGTTTCAGGATACAAATTATGCACAATTGCATCTTGTACACCTGCTTGCCGATGGTGGAAATCTGACATGCGTGGCAGACGATGATCAGTGTATATATCGTTTCAGAGGCGCATACCTTTCCAATATCAAGCAACTGAATGACCACTATTCTGACCTTGAGAAAGTAGCTCTGGAAGTGAATTACCGCTCTACCAATCAGATAGTCGAGCTATCCAAACAGCTGGTATCCTGCAATCCAGAAAGGGAGGTCAAAGACTTCAAGTCTCATAATGGTAACGGAGAACTTGTTAAGGTCGTGAAGGCCCCGGACGACGACAGTGAAGCTAAGTGGGTGGCCAATGAGATTAAGCGACTTTCTAATGAAGAAGGAGTAGAGTATCAGGACATCTACATACTCACTAGGAAGCGTGCAGATGGAGAAAAATTCAGTGATGCTTTAAAAGCATTGATGATTCCCGTGGAATATGTTGGCTCATTGCAGTTAAGTGATTTTCCGGTTATTCAGGATGCTCTAGCTTATATGAAACTGCTGGCGGCCCCTTTCAATAATGGGGTTTCTTTCGCAAAGGTTCTTTTCAGGGAAGGTATTACAGAACATAACCTGCAGAAAATAAATATACAGGCACTTCAGGTGAAGAAGGCAGATCCCACTCAAGGTGATGGGATATATTCTGTTCTTCTGAACGATTTAGATAATATTGATATAACGCAGGCAGAGCTTGTAAAATCCACCCTTTTGCGTATTGAAGAGGTCATAAGCTACAAGAAGAACCATCTTCCTTCTGATACAGTGAAGTACCTTTTGACTCAAAAAACAGACCTGTATCGCTCTCAGCTTGCCAGGAATGATGAACATTCCAGACGTAACATCAAGTTGCTGAATTCACTCGTCCAGATGGTGGCTGATTTTGAGCTTGTGGATGGAGGTTCGGAATTTGAGGATGTCATGGAACATCTGGCCCTTGTGTTCAACATGGATATAGATGAGGGAGAGGCCAGTGAGGACAATACTGTAAAAGTAATGACAATCCATCAATCCAAGGGAAAGGAGGCGAAGGTTGTCTTTGTGTGTGACCTTGCAGCTAGGCACCTTCCTTTACAGCACAGGAGAAAACCGTTCACAGTACCATTGGATATGGCAAAAGGTGTTCAGAGGAATGCTGATGAGAAAGAGCTGCATCTGGAAGAGGAGCGCAGGCTTGCATATGTTGCCATGACACGTGCAAAGGAAAAGCTGTATCTAGTCTTCCCTGAGAAATATGCTGCTAATGTGAAGCCTTCCAAACCAAGCCAGTTCCTTGATGAGATAAACTATGATGAAAATCCGTTGATAGAACTCATTGAAGCAGCTAAAGCAGAAGTTCACCATGAATCTGTTAGTGTTTCCCTTCTACAAAGGAAAAAAGAAGAGTATGAGAACCTTGTGAGCATGTATGCCAGACAGGGACAGCTGGATCAGGCCCTTGAGTCCATTGTCATGCTGGCACAGCTGAAGGAACTGGAAAAGAATGGTAATCTTTCAGCCTTTGACCTTGATACTTTCCTGAAGGTCTCCCCGCTGGAACCTACAGAACTGGATGGCCTTGTGGATGGAAAGGTCCCTCCGCTTGTGGACCAGAATATGCGTTTTTCTGCTTCTAGGATAAAAGAGTACATGGACTGTCCGTTAAAATTCAAATACAATTCCGTGCTTCGAATCCCTACTCCACAGAAAGGACATTTCAATGTAGGTACTACTTTGCATGCAGTTTATGAGGAAATGGTAAAGCAGAAGATGCAGGGTAAAAATCCCACGGTTGCTGATGCCAGGACAATGCTCAATGACACATGGGATGGTTCGGCTTACACTTCAGTGATTCATGAAAAACAGGATAAGAACAAGATGGACAAGATGCTCGACATTTGGTTTGACTACGAGCAGAGTAATTCCAACGAAACGATTGATGTTGAACAGCGGTTCGATTTGGAATTGGACAGCAATCATTTTGTGGGTTCAATTGACCGCATCGACAAAACTCCTGATGAAGAGTACATCATCGTCGACTACAAAACTGGGAAGAGTACTCTCAGTAAGAAGAAGATGAAAGAGGATGTACAACTGGCTCTTTATTGCTTGGCAGTGAAAGAAAAGTATGGAAAGTTGCCTGTGCAGGCAGGACACTTCTATGTGCATCCTGATAAGGCCAAAATGGTATTGGTTGATGTTGTTGAAGATGAGGTTGATGCTGTAGTAGAGAAGGTGAAAGATGTGGTTTCAGGGATTTTGAGTGAGGACTTTGAAGTTGTTGAGAAACCTGAGTGCAGGTATTGTGACTATGGGGCAGTGTGTGATTGGGTTAATGGGAAATAA
- a CDS encoding helicase-related protein, producing MQILNNVTDLWGDDLKTSFKSNTKLKIAASCFSIYAYEALKNELEKIESLEFIFTSPTFVANAVTDKFSKERREFHIPKQKRERDLYGSDFEIQLKNKLTQRAIAKECADWIRRKATFCSNSTKAPMQQFACLSSDDESVVYMPLHGFTAVDLGYSQGDAVSNFINKFEDTASTKTWLELFNQIWEDDSKLQNVTDNICTHIESVYKENSPEKIYFLMLYNIFNEFLEDINEDVLPNDLTGYKDSVVWNKLFNFQKDAATGIINRLEQFNGCILADSVGLGKTFTALAVIKYYELRNRSVLVLCPKKLEDNWQTYRNNYKTNILAKDRLNYDLLFHTDLSRKSGKSSGLDLKKINWGNYDLVVIDESHNFRNNDAYKDKETRYQKLMNSVIRAGVKTKILMLSATPVNNRFNDLRNQLALAYEGESENLSEKLKTGKSIEEIFRNAQTAFNHWSKLSPENRTAKTILDALDFDFFELLDSVTIARSRKHIETFYDTSEIGKFPQRLKPLSFRCALTERSDVMGFNEIYEQLSLLKLSVYAPVNYILPSRLKIYEEIYDTAVEGGKGKLRQADREKSLQSLMTTNLLKRLESSVESFRLTLRSLQDNNKNMLAKIAEFKRFGSDLSIHDLTDSLEELEAEDDDLTGLDDFTTKGKVQIDLADMDLQSWEYDLKADLTIISQLLAEMEKITPEEDLKLQHIKKHILDKIQNPLNPGNKKVIVFTAFADTADYLYANLSREFFDMSIHTGKVTGKDSPKTTVNKGYDFQSLLTIFSPISKEKTLILPEDPNEIDILIATDCISEGQNLQDCDYLVNYDIHWNPVRIIQRFGRIDRIGSPNEYIQLVNYWPDISLDEYINLKERVENRMHIVDITGTGDDNVLSAHANDVAYRKEQLRRLQDEVIELEDLKTGVNITDLGLNDFRMDLLNYIKENGDMDHLPNGLHALIPSNEEAGLLPGVIFTLRNHNSGVNINQHNRLHPYYLVYINDDGEIITDHTEVKSLLDRLRSSCKGLDSPVYDICKQFNSNTNDGREMNHYSDLLDQAIRSMIEVKEDKDIDSLFSSVNTTALVDTIKGLDDFELISFLVIQENPS from the coding sequence ATGCAAATACTAAACAATGTAACTGATCTTTGGGGCGATGATCTTAAAACATCATTTAAGTCTAATACAAAACTTAAAATTGCCGCCTCCTGTTTTTCTATTTATGCATATGAAGCTTTAAAAAATGAGTTAGAAAAGATTGAATCTCTGGAATTCATTTTTACTTCTCCTACTTTTGTAGCAAATGCGGTTACAGACAAGTTTTCTAAAGAGCGCAGAGAATTTCATATTCCTAAGCAGAAACGTGAAAGAGATCTGTACGGAAGTGACTTTGAAATTCAACTCAAAAACAAACTTACTCAAAGAGCGATTGCTAAAGAGTGTGCAGATTGGATCAGGAGAAAAGCAACTTTTTGTTCTAATTCTACAAAAGCTCCAATGCAACAGTTTGCTTGTCTGAGTTCAGATGACGAAAGTGTTGTTTACATGCCTTTGCATGGTTTTACTGCCGTTGATCTCGGATATAGCCAGGGAGATGCAGTTTCAAATTTCATCAACAAATTTGAAGATACTGCATCAACTAAAACGTGGCTGGAGCTTTTCAATCAAATATGGGAAGATGATTCCAAGCTGCAGAATGTTACAGACAATATATGCACTCATATTGAATCGGTTTATAAGGAAAATTCTCCTGAAAAAATCTATTTCCTGATGCTTTACAACATTTTTAATGAATTCCTTGAAGACATAAATGAGGATGTACTCCCCAATGATCTGACTGGCTACAAGGATAGTGTTGTATGGAATAAACTTTTCAATTTCCAAAAAGATGCAGCTACAGGAATCATTAATCGACTGGAGCAATTCAATGGATGCATTCTGGCTGACAGTGTTGGACTCGGTAAAACGTTTACTGCATTGGCAGTCATAAAATATTATGAGCTTCGCAATCGTTCTGTACTTGTACTTTGTCCAAAGAAACTTGAAGATAACTGGCAAACTTATAGAAATAATTACAAAACAAACATACTGGCAAAAGATCGTTTAAATTATGATCTGCTCTTTCACACTGATCTTTCACGTAAATCAGGAAAGTCTTCGGGCTTGGATTTAAAAAAGATCAACTGGGGTAACTATGACCTTGTAGTCATAGATGAATCTCATAATTTCCGTAACAATGATGCTTATAAAGATAAAGAAACCAGATACCAGAAATTAATGAACTCTGTTATTCGTGCTGGAGTTAAAACAAAAATATTGATGCTTTCCGCTACACCGGTGAATAATAGATTCAATGACCTTCGAAACCAACTTGCTCTTGCTTATGAAGGAGAATCTGAAAATTTAAGTGAAAAGCTAAAGACAGGTAAAAGCATTGAAGAAATATTTCGAAATGCACAGACCGCTTTTAATCACTGGTCTAAATTATCCCCTGAAAATCGAACAGCAAAAACAATTCTGGATGCTCTTGATTTTGATTTTTTTGAATTACTGGACAGTGTTACCATTGCTCGTTCCAGAAAGCATATTGAGACTTTTTACGATACTAGTGAGATAGGAAAGTTTCCACAAAGACTTAAACCCTTATCATTTCGCTGTGCTTTAACGGAACGCTCCGATGTAATGGGTTTCAATGAAATTTATGAGCAGTTATCTTTGCTCAAACTTTCTGTTTATGCTCCTGTCAACTACATTCTTCCGAGCCGCCTGAAAATATATGAAGAAATCTATGATACCGCTGTTGAAGGTGGAAAGGGTAAACTTCGACAGGCTGATCGTGAAAAAAGTCTCCAGTCCCTTATGACAACAAACCTCCTGAAGCGTCTTGAAAGTTCAGTTGAATCTTTCAGACTGACTCTTAGGTCTTTGCAGGATAATAATAAGAACATGCTTGCTAAAATAGCAGAATTCAAGCGTTTTGGATCAGACCTTTCCATTCATGATCTTACTGATTCTCTGGAGGAATTAGAAGCTGAGGATGACGATCTTACTGGCTTGGATGACTTTACGACAAAAGGAAAAGTTCAGATCGATCTTGCTGACATGGACCTGCAATCATGGGAATATGACCTAAAAGCAGACCTTACTATTATATCGCAACTTCTAGCCGAAATGGAAAAGATCACTCCAGAGGAGGATTTAAAACTTCAGCATATCAAAAAGCACATACTGGATAAAATTCAGAACCCGTTAAATCCCGGCAATAAAAAAGTAATCGTATTCACCGCATTTGCAGATACGGCTGATTACCTTTATGCAAACCTGTCCAGGGAATTTTTTGATATGTCTATTCACACAGGTAAAGTAACAGGAAAAGATTCTCCAAAAACCACAGTGAATAAGGGCTATGATTTTCAATCTTTGTTGACAATATTTTCTCCAATTTCAAAAGAAAAAACTCTCATACTTCCAGAGGACCCGAATGAAATTGATATTTTAATTGCAACTGATTGTATATCTGAGGGGCAAAACCTTCAGGATTGTGATTATCTCGTTAATTATGACATTCACTGGAATCCGGTTCGTATCATTCAACGTTTCGGTCGTATAGACAGGATTGGTTCTCCTAATGAATATATTCAACTGGTCAACTATTGGCCGGATATTTCGTTAGATGAATATATCAATCTAAAAGAGCGCGTGGAAAATCGAATGCATATAGTGGACATTACTGGAACCGGGGATGATAATGTTCTCTCAGCGCATGCTAATGACGTAGCATATAGGAAGGAACAACTCCGTCGTCTACAGGATGAAGTAATTGAACTTGAGGATCTTAAAACAGGTGTCAACATTACTGACCTTGGATTGAACGATTTCCGGATGGACCTGCTGAACTATATTAAAGAAAATGGAGATATGGACCATTTACCCAACGGCTTACATGCCTTGATACCATCCAATGAGGAAGCAGGATTGTTACCAGGAGTTATTTTTACCCTCCGTAACCACAATTCAGGTGTAAATATTAATCAGCATAATCGCCTGCATCCATACTATCTTGTCTATATTAATGATGACGGAGAAATTATTACGGATCATACGGAAGTAAAATCATTGTTAGACCGTCTAAGAAGCAGCTGTAAAGGGCTTGATAGTCCGGTCTATGATATATGCAAACAGTTTAATTCTAACACCAATGATGGGCGGGAAATGAATCATTATTCTGATCTACTTGACCAGGCAATTCGATCAATGATAGAGGTGAAAGAAGACAAGGATATTGACAGTCTTTTCTCCAGCGTCAATACTACGGCTTTGGTTGATACAATTAAAGGATTGGATGATTTTGAGCTAATTTCTTTCCTTGTAATACAGGAGAATCCTTCATGA
- a CDS encoding DUF4391 domain-containing protein — protein sequence MSVLYDFPEQAKFGRVLSKSKIYEHANPTSRVKDMFVKEVEKITWTHKLSSSTINLPVSDEVTEIQIFTIILRTETISEEVLRTIDKAIPSPIIFHLDYRKRSRYMAAYKRPSEADRSKWVVSSYFETEWMDDNSEKTSLPVVLNMGALYQALIKDIVSLPFRKSETLEELVKRMDELRTKEREAAKIESRIKKEKQFNRRVELNSSLNELKQEIQDLKC from the coding sequence ATGAGTGTCCTTTATGATTTCCCTGAACAGGCAAAATTTGGACGTGTGCTTTCAAAGAGTAAGATATATGAGCATGCCAATCCGACTTCCAGAGTAAAGGATATGTTTGTCAAAGAAGTGGAAAAGATCACGTGGACACATAAGCTTTCTTCGTCAACGATCAATCTTCCTGTAAGTGATGAAGTTACTGAAATACAGATATTTACTATTATTCTCAGGACTGAAACTATCTCTGAAGAGGTTTTACGGACAATCGATAAAGCCATACCTTCGCCTATCATTTTCCACCTCGATTACAGGAAAAGAAGCAGATATATGGCAGCTTACAAACGGCCCAGTGAAGCCGACAGAAGTAAGTGGGTTGTCAGCAGTTACTTCGAAACTGAATGGATGGACGATAATTCTGAAAAAACTTCACTACCTGTTGTTTTGAACATGGGTGCACTCTACCAGGCTCTTATCAAAGATATTGTATCTCTTCCTTTCAGGAAAAGTGAAACTCTGGAAGAGCTGGTTAAAAGAATGGATGAATTACGCACCAAAGAACGTGAAGCAGCAAAAATAGAATCCCGCATAAAAAAAGAAAAACAATTTAATCGCAGGGTTGAATTAAACAGTTCACTCAACGAATTGAAACAGGAAATTCAAGATTTAAAGTGTTAA
- a CDS encoding site-specific DNA-methyltransferase, which produces MDKLKMHSPNFAEGNIAKLEAMFPNCVTESKDENGNLKKSIDFDLLKQELSTHIVDGPQERYQLNWPGKREALLTANAPIAKTLRPCHEESIDFDTTENLFIEGDNLDALKLLLENYLGKVKMIYIDPPYNKGKDFIYADNFAESIDNYLLESGQKDEEGNRLVPNPDSNGRFHSDWLSMMYSRLKMARNLLKEDGVIFISIDESEVHNLVKICEEIFGGKSVEQYIWDVREDGTMPKTAKKTVRKEHEYIIAAFKQETLKRFSKYSSFKYIDNNEWSNADNDPRGPWMSANISRGAGKGTGGSKSYVITNPAGISFDRNWSVTEDEFYELLNDQRIFFADDGKGVPRKKIFQNEPVESVQSSLFEKLKSSQSASSYLQNLLGDIDFDYPKPVDLLDRIIQISTKSDDIILDFFAGTSTTAHATMSVNAKDNGKRKFIMVQLDEKCDEKSNAFKLGYKTIAEISKERIRRAGKKIKEENPEKTKNLDIGFRVLKVDSSNMEDVYYTPDDTKQTVLFNNTDNIKKDRTSEDLLFQVLLDWGVDLTLPISKEVILDREVYFVDGNALAACFVKDGGISEDFCKELAKREPLRVVFRDSGFADDSVKINVEQIFKLMSPHTDVKTI; this is translated from the coding sequence ATGGATAAATTGAAAATGCATAGCCCAAACTTTGCTGAAGGAAATATTGCAAAACTTGAGGCAATGTTCCCAAATTGTGTTACCGAGTCAAAGGATGAAAATGGTAATCTGAAAAAATCAATTGATTTTGACCTCTTAAAGCAGGAACTCTCAACACATATAGTGGATGGTCCACAGGAACGTTATCAACTTAACTGGCCAGGTAAACGGGAAGCTTTACTCACAGCCAATGCCCCTATTGCTAAGACTCTCCGGCCATGTCATGAGGAAAGCATTGATTTTGATACTACAGAGAATCTTTTTATTGAAGGCGACAATCTTGATGCTCTAAAGCTACTTCTGGAAAATTATCTTGGCAAAGTGAAGATGATCTATATTGATCCTCCTTATAACAAAGGTAAGGATTTTATCTACGCTGATAACTTTGCTGAGTCTATTGATAATTACTTATTAGAATCTGGGCAGAAAGATGAAGAAGGTAACCGTCTTGTTCCAAATCCAGATTCGAACGGACGTTTTCACTCAGACTGGCTTTCCATGATGTATTCTCGTCTAAAAATGGCAAGGAATCTCCTCAAAGAGGATGGTGTAATTTTTATTAGTATTGATGAAAGTGAAGTGCATAATCTTGTGAAAATATGTGAAGAGATTTTTGGTGGAAAATCTGTAGAACAATACATTTGGGATGTTCGTGAAGATGGAACAATGCCAAAAACTGCAAAGAAAACAGTTCGAAAAGAACACGAGTATATTATTGCAGCTTTCAAGCAAGAAACACTAAAAAGATTTTCTAAATATTCCTCATTCAAATATATAGATAACAATGAGTGGAGTAATGCGGATAATGATCCTCGAGGGCCATGGATGTCTGCAAATATTAGTAGAGGTGCAGGCAAAGGGACTGGTGGAAGTAAATCATACGTAATAACCAATCCAGCAGGAATAAGTTTTGATCGTAACTGGTCAGTAACTGAAGATGAATTTTATGAATTACTAAATGATCAAAGAATATTCTTTGCAGATGATGGAAAAGGTGTACCACGTAAAAAAATATTTCAAAATGAACCTGTTGAATCTGTTCAATCATCGTTATTCGAAAAACTAAAAAGTTCACAATCTGCATCTTCATATTTGCAAAATTTATTAGGAGATATAGATTTTGATTATCCGAAGCCAGTAGATTTGCTTGATAGAATTATTCAAATATCAACAAAATCCGATGATATTATATTAGACTTTTTTGCTGGAACTTCAACAACTGCCCATGCAACAATGAGTGTTAATGCCAAAGACAATGGAAAGCGCAAATTCATTATGGTACAGTTAGATGAAAAATGTGATGAAAAGTCTAATGCTTTCAAGCTTGGTTACAAAACCATTGCTGAAATAAGCAAAGAACGTATCCGTCGTGCAGGAAAGAAGATCAAAGAAGAGAATCCAGAAAAAACCAAAAATCTCGACATTGGTTTCCGTGTTCTTAAAGTAGACAGCAGCAACATGGAGGATGTCTATTATACCCCTGATGACACAAAACAGACGGTTCTTTTCAATAATACTGACAACATCAAAAAGGACCGTACTTCTGAAGATCTGCTTTTCCAGGTGCTACTGGACTGGGGTGTAGATCTTACACTTCCTATTTCAAAAGAAGTAATTCTTGACAGAGAAGTTTATTTTGTTGATGGAAATGCCCTTGCTGCCTGTTTTGTGAAGGATGGTGGAATTTCTGAAGATTTCTGTAAAGAGCTGGCAAAAAGGGAACCATTGCGTGTGGTATTCCGGGATTCCGGATTTGCAGATGACAGTGTGAAGATCAATGTGGAACAGATCTTCAAACTCATGAGTCCTCATACGGACGTGAAAACGATCTAA